In the Halarchaeum grantii genome, one interval contains:
- a CDS encoding DUF7568 family protein has translation MPRITNWRRESRSPTLAYRNTETGARAVLHRAPDSYRYKWRGAILIDGYPVWSRGYETKDATSFRDELRERPAPDLSCPECPNDDVRVGEKAADGAKVQRWYDCPDCGYEAPSRIVYGRSTP, from the coding sequence ATGCCTCGCATCACCAACTGGCGACGCGAGAGCCGCTCGCCGACGCTTGCGTATCGGAACACCGAGACCGGGGCGCGAGCCGTCCTGCATCGAGCCCCGGACTCCTACCGGTACAAATGGCGTGGGGCAATCCTCATCGACGGCTACCCGGTCTGGTCGCGGGGATACGAGACGAAGGATGCGACATCGTTCCGTGACGAGCTCCGGGAGCGGCCCGCACCGGACCTCAGCTGCCCGGAGTGTCCGAACGACGACGTTCGCGTCGGCGAGAAGGCGGCAGACGGGGCGAAAGTCCAGCGGTGGTATGACTGCCCCGATTGTGGGTACGAAGCCCCCTCACGCATCGTCTACGGACGGAGTACGCCGTGA
- a CDS encoding DUF2080 family transposase-associated protein, translated as MANRFQIDGEEVLDGQVKEFGNSAHVTVPKRWRGANVKVVRTSEPTEQDEE; from the coding sequence ATGGCGAATCGGTTTCAAATCGACGGCGAGGAAGTTCTCGACGGCCAAGTCAAGGAGTTCGGGAACAGCGCCCACGTCACCGTCCCCAAACGCTGGCGTGGGGCTAACGTGAAAGTCGTCCGTACCTCAGAACCAACCGAACAAGACGAAGAATGA
- a CDS encoding RNA-guided endonuclease InsQ/TnpB family protein yields MTDSQALIKTLDFQLDIQSDNESLLYDATLEARSVYNQSIRLAKEGVDWNVIPDRVAEDASLVKNTIQRVVAKALGAMENYYEYDDYNKPSHTKDGTYPLRANYEEGYNLSLTDDGDVAFRISAKPYKHVKGVLDGDDAHLDILKTALESDAWTIGTAEALFRNGNAELHVNVTSSEGTVRDKENSRTVVGVDVNEDNVALTALSKGSVEDTVVIEFPDIKFKRHRYFTMRKRVQNAGKDSIHDTLEGREERFVRDRLHKVSRHIVEWSQQFEKPCIVFEDLKEMRDGLDYGCRMNRRLHRLPFRALQHYTSYKAAFAGIPTAWINPEYTSQCCPMCGHTERSNRHKKRFKCQSCSHQDHADRSASVNIAVKGIEEHQEWTVPALNSLPTVRTVRRQASGAVDAPTVTHDAVRGYQTDGVAGVSD; encoded by the coding sequence ATGACTGATTCACAGGCTCTCATCAAGACGCTGGACTTCCAGCTCGACATCCAGAGCGATAATGAGAGCCTGCTGTACGACGCCACCCTCGAAGCGAGGTCGGTATACAACCAATCTATCCGACTCGCCAAGGAAGGTGTGGATTGGAACGTCATTCCCGACCGCGTGGCCGAGGACGCCAGCCTCGTGAAAAACACGATACAGCGCGTCGTCGCCAAAGCACTCGGTGCGATGGAGAACTACTACGAGTATGACGACTACAACAAACCCAGCCACACCAAAGACGGAACGTACCCGCTCCGGGCGAACTACGAGGAGGGGTACAACCTGTCACTCACCGACGACGGCGACGTGGCGTTCCGGATCAGCGCGAAGCCCTACAAGCACGTCAAGGGCGTCCTCGATGGTGACGACGCTCATCTCGACATTCTCAAGACCGCCCTCGAAAGCGATGCATGGACGATTGGGACGGCGGAAGCCCTGTTCCGAAACGGCAACGCCGAGCTGCACGTCAACGTAACTAGCTCCGAGGGGACCGTTCGAGACAAGGAAAATTCACGGACAGTCGTTGGCGTGGATGTCAACGAGGACAATGTGGCGCTGACTGCACTCTCCAAGGGCAGTGTCGAGGACACAGTCGTTATCGAATTTCCGGACATCAAGTTCAAGCGCCACCGCTATTTCACGATGCGGAAGCGCGTGCAGAACGCGGGGAAGGACAGCATCCACGACACGTTGGAAGGACGTGAGGAACGGTTTGTCCGCGACCGACTCCACAAAGTGAGCCGTCATATCGTCGAGTGGAGCCAGCAGTTCGAGAAGCCGTGCATCGTCTTTGAAGACCTCAAAGAGATGCGCGATGGCCTCGACTACGGATGCCGGATGAACCGACGCTTGCACCGCCTCCCGTTCCGCGCGCTTCAGCACTACACGTCCTACAAGGCAGCATTCGCGGGTATTCCGACGGCTTGGATCAATCCCGAATACACGAGCCAATGCTGTCCGATGTGCGGTCATACGGAACGATCGAACCGTCACAAGAAGCGGTTCAAGTGCCAGTCCTGTTCGCATCAAGACCACGCCGACCGGAGTGCAAGCGTGAATATCGCCGTGAAAGGTATCGAAGAGCATCAAGAGTGGACTGTGCCTGCTCTCAACAGCCTTCCCACTGTGCGGACGGTGCGACGGCAGGCATCGGGGGCCGTGGACGCCCCGACCGTGACCCACGACGCCGTTCGAGGCTATCAGACCGATGGCGTCGCGGGAGTGTCCGACTAA
- a CDS encoding DUF7567 family protein: MSLEVLDRHSEALFEFLWCPVCGQEVFTHIPFEGVFCKNCNTQVELQESRETRGYEEAVLACFDSTTTWNLHVDEKLRRDLPDGSARVKILGAPGAYDVDWWSPEPGEDWEPVERGEFDDVEEPSEVSHLA; this comes from the coding sequence ATGAGTCTCGAAGTACTTGACCGACACAGCGAGGCACTGTTCGAGTTCCTCTGGTGTCCCGTCTGCGGGCAGGAGGTCTTCACTCACATCCCGTTCGAGGGGGTGTTCTGCAAGAACTGCAACACCCAGGTCGAACTCCAGGAATCCCGAGAGACACGCGGCTACGAGGAGGCCGTGCTCGCCTGCTTCGATTCTACCACGACCTGGAACCTCCACGTCGACGAGAAACTACGCCGCGACCTGCCTGATGGGTCGGCCCGCGTGAAGATCCTCGGCGCACCGGGCGCCTACGACGTCGACTGGTGGAGTCCGGAGCCAGGTGAGGACTGGGAACCTGTGGAGCGTGGAGAGTTCGACGACGTCGAAGAACCATCAGAGGTGTCGCATCTCGCATAG
- a CDS encoding restriction endonuclease, which translates to MAVLDDLSGFEFEDVMEDVFRNLGYENVRQAERTADEGRDVIMEEVVDGTRRAIIVECKHTDTVGRPVVQKLHSAIATFEFDGPKRGMVATTGRFTNPAQEYATRLQQNDDPHPIELLDGEDLREIADDIGLDLYNGRIEILCDETLRPYDPAADVDAPVEEAFRDIENIEAADLPTPRSEATFRPVVAVTADTNAVFETSVGVIHRINERTRFVVHAERGQPQVAADDVATLVTENLHATVDLDTDRFREVFDEAEARRFGQTQTEYKEWAVDRLQDHHTTTVTYTGDNNVTYNKTCEPNRSDISVQSIEPVYLPEVRQTTEIQEYTYPYEYYAAGPSRVTTEDGIHRCVHCDTSGGDETYTYCPNCGAIACSSHIKTERLEGEPICTGCAVTERFALKTKYFYDEENLEAFREEYAAMPLHEKAMENKWLAGGSVVATLLVVVGLLVIGGII; encoded by the coding sequence ATGGCTGTACTGGACGACCTCTCCGGGTTCGAGTTTGAGGACGTGATGGAAGACGTGTTCCGCAACCTCGGCTACGAGAACGTCCGCCAGGCAGAACGGACTGCCGACGAGGGACGCGACGTCATCATGGAGGAGGTCGTCGACGGCACTCGGCGCGCGATCATCGTCGAGTGCAAGCACACGGACACCGTCGGGCGACCGGTTGTCCAGAAGCTCCATTCGGCGATTGCCACATTCGAATTCGACGGCCCGAAACGGGGTATGGTCGCTACCACCGGCCGATTTACCAACCCTGCCCAGGAGTACGCGACCCGCCTCCAGCAGAACGACGACCCACATCCTATCGAGCTGCTCGACGGCGAAGATCTGCGGGAGATTGCCGACGATATCGGTCTCGACCTCTACAACGGCCGGATCGAAATCCTCTGTGACGAAACGCTTCGGCCGTACGACCCCGCGGCCGACGTCGATGCGCCCGTTGAGGAGGCGTTCCGCGACATCGAGAATATCGAGGCGGCCGACCTGCCGACCCCCCGCTCAGAAGCGACCTTTCGACCGGTGGTGGCTGTCACTGCCGACACGAACGCGGTCTTCGAAACGTCAGTCGGCGTTATCCACCGAATCAACGAGCGGACAAGGTTCGTTGTCCATGCCGAACGCGGGCAGCCGCAGGTCGCTGCCGACGACGTCGCGACGTTGGTCACGGAGAACCTCCACGCGACTGTCGACTTGGACACCGACCGCTTCCGCGAGGTGTTCGACGAGGCCGAAGCACGGCGGTTCGGACAGACCCAAACCGAGTACAAGGAGTGGGCCGTCGACCGGCTTCAAGATCATCACACGACGACGGTGACCTACACTGGCGATAACAACGTCACATACAACAAGACCTGCGAGCCGAATCGCTCGGATATCTCCGTCCAGTCGATCGAGCCAGTCTACCTCCCCGAGGTTCGACAGACGACCGAGATCCAGGAGTACACCTACCCCTACGAGTACTACGCGGCAGGCCCGTCACGAGTGACCACCGAGGACGGCATCCACCGCTGCGTCCATTGTGACACGAGCGGCGGCGACGAGACGTACACCTACTGTCCGAACTGCGGGGCCATCGCCTGCTCCAGCCACATCAAAACGGAGCGGCTGGAAGGCGAGCCGATCTGTACGGGCTGTGCGGTGACGGAACGGTTCGCGCTGAAGACGAAGTACTTCTACGACGAGGAGAATCTCGAAGCGTTCCGCGAGGAGTACGCCGCGATGCCGCTTCACGAGAAGGCGATGGAAAACAAGTGGCTGGCCGGGGGAAGCGTTGTCGCGACGCTGCTGGTCGTCGTCGGACTACTCGTCATCGGCGGCATCATCTGA
- a CDS encoding DUF6166 domain-containing protein gives MNGNVPVASSESVPVASPVQSHRDTVEYVGFRVDGQAVVLNLSEHRRLPLERSLDLVNHSPSGFEWGYSGSGPAQLACALLLDYYDDEQFAREHYIAFRNQVVSQLECDGEAACWHLTGEEIDTAMATLTDDVVALADGGRPSPSLPENWRTVSRPDRRVFQRADRDHYIVLGDGSDEWLVVLCSQGDRAYPAPLAHRTVAEDADLEQVIQELTEESNDLIEPPEEEH, from the coding sequence ATGAACGGGAATGTACCTGTAGCAAGTTCGGAATCGGTTCCAGTCGCATCGCCTGTACAGTCTCACCGAGACACAGTCGAGTACGTCGGCTTCCGCGTCGATGGCCAAGCCGTCGTCCTGAACCTCTCGGAGCATCGGCGACTCCCCCTCGAGCGCAGTCTGGACCTCGTCAACCACAGTCCAAGCGGGTTCGAGTGGGGGTACAGTGGTAGCGGGCCCGCCCAGCTCGCGTGCGCGCTCCTCCTCGACTACTACGACGATGAGCAGTTCGCCCGTGAGCACTACATCGCGTTCCGGAATCAGGTGGTCTCACAACTGGAGTGCGACGGTGAAGCGGCGTGCTGGCACCTCACCGGCGAGGAGATCGACACCGCGATGGCGACCCTTACCGACGACGTCGTCGCGCTCGCGGATGGCGGACGGCCGTCACCGTCGCTCCCCGAGAACTGGCGAACCGTCTCTCGCCCGGACCGGCGGGTCTTCCAGCGCGCTGATCGCGACCACTACATCGTACTCGGGGATGGAAGCGACGAGTGGCTGGTCGTGCTCTGCAGCCAGGGCGACCGTGCATATCCTGCCCCGCTCGCACATCGGACGGTTGCCGAGGATGCTGACCTAGAACAGGTGATTCAGGAGCTCACCGAAGAGAGCAACGACCTCATCGAACCCCCGGAGGAGGAGCACTGA
- a CDS encoding DUF262 domain-containing protein: MDAEDQFLQNVFAGEKQFVIPVFQRNYSWGQEELEALWSDIQNLLEADSISEEHFIGTFVVMPGNHRPGTVPEYLVIDGQQRLISLTLFLSAIRDYAAEIGGEKYTNFAEEINKKYLIDEFKDGVEKFKVVSRAEDRDALFAIVEQESVDGDLADTSIYSSYEFLYERIDDLNGDDELQTLDRLKQIIIQQLPLVMITTSEDENPYAIFETLNERGLQLEESDLIRNHVFMQLSLTEQDQFNDDHWMPFEQKFEETDRHGGVDLTEFYRDYMMRNGEYVQKNEIYHQFKQRTADLTPHELVDKLSYYADLYLWIHRPGTAPREELTDALERIQYLEIGTAHQLILNLLDRWNSDELSLDELLDILHGLESFVLRRFICGRSTRGYYRTFPIAARSIEDGNEIESLFAYLESQGWPDDAELFDNINRFDMYNRDKKKTWLILWTLEEQFGHQEPVQYDELTIEHVMPQTIDDNEWGDEWKDMLGEEWERIHDQWLHALGNLTLSGYNPELSNRPFAEKRELLMESHVELNSYFEDLERWTEDKIRERNQDLAERVASIWTIPDIDDT, from the coding sequence ATGGACGCTGAAGATCAATTTCTCCAAAATGTGTTTGCGGGCGAGAAGCAGTTCGTCATACCGGTTTTTCAACGGAACTATTCATGGGGACAAGAGGAATTAGAAGCCCTCTGGTCTGATATCCAGAATCTCTTAGAAGCCGACTCAATCTCGGAAGAACACTTCATTGGAACCTTCGTCGTTATGCCCGGCAACCACCGACCCGGGACAGTTCCCGAATATCTCGTGATTGACGGACAGCAGCGCCTCATTTCACTCACGCTGTTTTTGAGCGCCATTCGTGACTACGCAGCCGAAATCGGGGGCGAGAAGTACACGAACTTCGCTGAGGAGATCAACAAGAAGTATCTTATTGACGAGTTCAAAGACGGGGTTGAGAAATTCAAGGTCGTCTCCCGCGCTGAGGATCGAGACGCCCTCTTCGCAATCGTTGAGCAGGAATCGGTGGATGGGGATTTGGCGGATACTTCGATCTATAGCAGCTACGAGTTCCTCTATGAACGGATTGACGACCTCAACGGCGACGACGAACTACAAACCTTAGATCGGCTCAAACAAATCATTATCCAGCAGCTTCCACTGGTGATGATTACGACGTCTGAAGATGAGAATCCCTATGCGATTTTTGAGACGTTGAACGAGCGTGGACTCCAGCTTGAGGAATCGGATCTTATCCGGAATCACGTCTTTATGCAGCTATCTCTGACCGAACAGGACCAGTTCAACGACGATCACTGGATGCCATTCGAGCAAAAATTCGAAGAAACAGACCGTCATGGCGGGGTCGATCTCACTGAGTTCTATCGGGATTACATGATGCGAAACGGTGAATACGTTCAGAAGAATGAGATCTACCATCAGTTCAAGCAACGAACCGCAGACCTGACTCCCCACGAATTGGTTGACAAATTATCGTACTATGCCGATCTGTACCTCTGGATCCATCGGCCTGGAACAGCCCCCCGTGAGGAGCTGACGGATGCGCTAGAACGCATCCAGTATCTGGAAATCGGGACTGCCCACCAATTGATCCTGAATTTGCTTGACCGGTGGAACTCCGATGAGCTCAGCCTCGATGAGCTCCTCGACATCCTTCACGGACTAGAGAGCTTCGTGCTCCGTCGATTCATCTGCGGTCGTAGTACCCGGGGGTACTATCGGACGTTCCCAATTGCGGCCCGCTCAATCGAAGATGGCAACGAGATAGAATCGCTGTTCGCCTATCTGGAGAGCCAAGGGTGGCCTGATGACGCAGAACTCTTCGATAATATCAATCGATTCGATATGTACAACCGGGATAAGAAGAAAACGTGGCTTATTCTCTGGACGCTCGAAGAGCAGTTCGGCCACCAAGAGCCAGTACAGTACGATGAATTAACGATAGAGCATGTGATGCCCCAGACCATCGATGACAACGAGTGGGGTGACGAATGGAAGGATATGCTCGGCGAAGAGTGGGAGCGTATTCATGACCAGTGGTTACACGCACTGGGTAACTTGACTCTCAGCGGATACAACCCCGAGCTCTCGAATCGGCCGTTCGCGGAGAAGCGAGAACTGCTTATGGAAAGCCACGTCGAACTAAACAGCTATTTCGAAGATTTGGAACGCTGGACTGAAGACAAAATCAGGGAACGTAATCAAGACCTCGCCGAGCGCGTCGCCTCAATCTGGACAATTCCAGATATCGACGATACGTAG
- a CDS encoding winged helix-turn-helix transcriptional regulator, translated as MADTTSSAPVCDVDGTCYCPLTGVIDTLSRKYAMQLVSIIGAHDSLRFAEIEEHLPTASTSTISKRLDEFEEAGLVSRTQYNEIPPRVEYALTDDGDEVRTRLEPLLEWATENS; from the coding sequence ATGGCAGATACCACCTCATCAGCGCCCGTCTGTGATGTCGACGGGACGTGTTACTGTCCGCTCACAGGAGTTATCGATACGTTGAGCCGGAAATACGCGATGCAACTCGTCAGCATTATCGGCGCACACGATTCACTGCGGTTTGCGGAGATCGAGGAGCACCTCCCGACGGCGAGCACGTCCACGATCTCGAAACGTCTCGACGAATTCGAGGAGGCAGGGCTCGTCTCACGGACACAGTACAACGAAATCCCCCCGCGTGTCGAATACGCGTTGACTGATGACGGGGACGAGGTTCGAACGCGATTGGAACCGCTACTCGAGTGGGCAACAGAAAACAGCTGA